The stretch of DNA GTACAGCGCCCAGGACGCCTTCGGGAACCTGCAGCGGGAGCATGGGCTGGGCAAGgcggtgagcggggccgggccggggccggggccgggcgaggcggggcccggcccggctgaCGGCGATCGTCCTGCAGGCCGTGGTGAAGGCGCTGGAGCAGCTGGCGCAGCAGGGCCGCGTCCGTGAGAAGGCCTACGGGAAGCAGAAGATCTACTTCGCAGACCAGGtgagccccggccccgggcgccGCCCCTgccggcgcccgccgccgccgccgctgacccgccgccgccgctgacCCGCCGCCTCCGTCCTCGCCGCAGGAGCAGCTCCCGGCCGCCAGCGAGTCGGAGCTCCGCGGCCTGGACGGGGAGATCGCCGCGCTCTCCACCAAGGTGCAGGCGCTACAGCAGAGCTGCCGGCAGATGGAGGCGGGTGAGCACACCCTGCCTGCCcggccagcccccccccccgcggcacCGGGATCGGCTGCGCTGGCTGAGACCCCGCGGGCATGGGCGGCTGTGCCtgggctgtcagtcccaccgGTGATCGGTGCCTTTTTTCCAGAGCTGAAGGACCTGAACAGCTCCATGACAACGCCTGAGATGGCCGGAGAGATCAAGGAGCTGAGGAAGGACTGCGCGAGTTACGCAGAGAAGCTGGAGAGGATTAAGTCTGCCGCCAACCACGTGactccagaagaaaaagagaaggtaaAGAGCTGCCAGGGCCTGAGCCaagcaccagcagcagagctcaggctggggctgggccaATTGTACCAGACCCTTCACCGTCTTACCTGGTCCCCGGTCCGACTGATACCAGTACAGGGGGTTGCGTGGGACCTGG from Haliaeetus albicilla chromosome 7, bHalAlb1.1, whole genome shotgun sequence encodes:
- the PSMC3IP gene encoding homologous-pairing protein 2 homolog; protein product: MSKGRDGPAAGGGAAAAILLRYLREQNRPYSAQDAFGNLQREHGLGKAAVVKALEQLAQQGRVREKAYGKQKIYFADQEQLPAASESELRGLDGEIAALSTKVQALQQSCRQMEAELKDLNSSMTTPEMAGEIKELRKDCASYAEKLERIKSAANHVTPEEKEKVCSEQKLYCKEWRRRKRMATELLEAILEGYPKSKKQFFEEVGIETDEDHNVTLPAAV